The Delphinus delphis chromosome 7, mDelDel1.2, whole genome shotgun sequence genome includes a window with the following:
- the SLC35F5 gene encoding solute carrier family 35 member F5 isoform X2: MGIYFEGALSFSPPFRLRSDQFSGAALEDLRKAFKIRLQMVCVFIMNRMNSQSSGFTQRRRMALGIVILLLVDVIWVASSELTSYVFTQYNKPFFSTFAKTSMFVLYLLGFIIWKPWRQQCTRGFRGKHAAFFADAEGYFAACTTDTTMNSSLSEPLYVPVKFHDLPSEKPENTNTDTEKSPKKSRVRFSNIMEIRQLPSSHALEAKLSRMSYPTVKEQESLLKTVGKLTATQVAKISFFFCFVWFLANLSYQEALSDTKVAIVNILSSTSGLFTLILAAMFPSNSGDRFTLSKLLAVILSIGGVVLVNLSESEKSAGRDPIGSIWSLVGAMLYAVYIVMIKRKVDREDKLDIPMFFGFVGLFNLLLLWPGFFLLHYTGFEDFEFPNKVVLMCIIINGLIGTVLSEFLWLWGCFLTSSLIGTLALSLTIPLSIIADMCMQKVQFSWLFFAGAIPVFFSFFIVTLLCHYNNWDPVMVGIRRIFAFICRKHRIQRVPEDSEQCESLIPMHGVSQEDGAS, from the exons GTGCGCTGAGTTTTTCACCTCCGTTTAGGCTCAGATCTGACCAGTTTTCAGGCGCTGCTCTTGAAGACCTCAGAAAGGCCTTTAAAATAAG ACTGCAAATGGTGTGTGTATTTATCATGAACCGAATGAATTCCCAGAGCAGTGGTTTCACTCAGCGCAGGCGAATGGCTCTTGGGATTGTTATTCTCCTACTTGTTGACGTGATATGGGTCGCATCCTCAGAACTTACTTCG TATGTTTTTACTCAGTACAACAAACCATTCTTCAGCACCTTTGCAAAAACATCTATGTTTGTTCTGTACCTTTTGGGCTTTATAATTTGGAAGCCGTGGAGACAACAGTGTACAAGAGGATTTCGAGGAAAGCATGCTGCTttt TTTGCAGATGCTGAAGGTTACTTTGCTGCTTGTACAACAGATACAACTATGAATAGTTCTTTG AGTGAACCTCTTTATGTTCCTGTGAAATTTCATGATCTTCCGAGTGAAAAACCTGAGAACACAAACACTGATACTGAAAAAT CTCCCAAAAAGTCTCGTGTAAGGTTTAGTAATATCATGGAGATTCGACAGCTTCCATCAAGCCATGCATTGGAAGCTAAGTTGTCTCGCATGTCATATCCTACCGTGAAAGAACAAGAATCCTTACTCAAAACTGTGGGGAAACTAACTGCAACTCAAGTAGcaaaaattagcttttttttttgctttgtg tggTTTTTGGCAAATTTGTCATATCAAGAAGCACTTTCAGACACAAAAGTTGCTATAGTTAATATTTTGTCCTCAACTTCTG GACTTTTTACCTTAATCCTTGCTGCAATGTTTCCAAGTAACAGTGGAGATAGATTTACTCTTTCTAAACTATTAGCTGTAATTTTAAG CATCGGAGGTGTTGTGCTGGTAAACCTGTCAGAGTCTGAAAAATCTGCTGGAAGAGACCCAATAG GTTCCATTTGGTCTCTTGTTGGAGCCATGCTCTATGCTGTCTATATTGTTATGATCAAGAGAAAAGTAGACAGAGAAGATAAATTGGATATTCCAATGTTCTttg GTTTTGTAGGTctctttaatctgctgctcttaTGGCCAGGTTTCTTTTTACTTCATTATACTGGATTTGAGGACTTTGAGTTTCCCAATAAAGTAGTATTAATGTGCATTATCATTAATGGCCTTATTGGAACAGTGCTCTCAGAGTTCCTGTGGTTGTG gggCTGCTTTCTTACCTCATCACTGATAGGCACACTTGCACTAAGCCTTACAATACCTCTGTCCATAATAGCTGACATGTGTATGCAAAAG GTGCAGTTTTCTTGGTTATTTTTTGCAGGCGCTAtccctgtatttttttcattttttattgtaacTCTCCTGTGCCATTATAATAATTGGGATCCTGTGATGGTGGGAATCAGAAGAATTTTTGCCTTTATATGCAGAAAACATCGAATTCAGAG gGTTCCAGAAGACAGCGAACAGTGTGAGAGTCTCATTCCTATGCATGGTGTTTCTCAGGAGGATGGAGCTAGTTAG
- the SLC35F5 gene encoding solute carrier family 35 member F5 isoform X3, translating to MFVLYLLGFIIWKPWRQQCTRGFRGKHAAFFADAEGYFAACTTDTTMNSSLSEPLYVPVKFHDLPSEKPENTNTDTEKSPKKSRVRFSNIMEIRQLPSSHALEAKLSRMSYPTVKEQESLLKTVGKLTATQVAKISFFFCFVWFLANLSYQEALSDTKVAIVNILSSTSGLFTLILAAMFPSNSGDRFTLSKLLAVILSIGGVVLVNLSESEKSAGRDPIGSIWSLVGAMLYAVYIVMIKRKVDREDKLDIPMFFGFVGLFNLLLLWPGFFLLHYTGFEDFEFPNKVVLMCIIINGLIGTVLSEFLWLWGCFLTSSLIGTLALSLTIPLSIIADMCMQKVQFSWLFFAGAIPVFFSFFIVTLLCHYNNWDPVMVGIRRIFAFICRKHRIQRVPEDSEQCESLIPMHGVSQEDGAS from the exons ATGTTTGTTCTGTACCTTTTGGGCTTTATAATTTGGAAGCCGTGGAGACAACAGTGTACAAGAGGATTTCGAGGAAAGCATGCTGCTttt TTTGCAGATGCTGAAGGTTACTTTGCTGCTTGTACAACAGATACAACTATGAATAGTTCTTTG AGTGAACCTCTTTATGTTCCTGTGAAATTTCATGATCTTCCGAGTGAAAAACCTGAGAACACAAACACTGATACTGAAAAAT CTCCCAAAAAGTCTCGTGTAAGGTTTAGTAATATCATGGAGATTCGACAGCTTCCATCAAGCCATGCATTGGAAGCTAAGTTGTCTCGCATGTCATATCCTACCGTGAAAGAACAAGAATCCTTACTCAAAACTGTGGGGAAACTAACTGCAACTCAAGTAGcaaaaattagcttttttttttgctttgtg tggTTTTTGGCAAATTTGTCATATCAAGAAGCACTTTCAGACACAAAAGTTGCTATAGTTAATATTTTGTCCTCAACTTCTG GACTTTTTACCTTAATCCTTGCTGCAATGTTTCCAAGTAACAGTGGAGATAGATTTACTCTTTCTAAACTATTAGCTGTAATTTTAAG CATCGGAGGTGTTGTGCTGGTAAACCTGTCAGAGTCTGAAAAATCTGCTGGAAGAGACCCAATAG GTTCCATTTGGTCTCTTGTTGGAGCCATGCTCTATGCTGTCTATATTGTTATGATCAAGAGAAAAGTAGACAGAGAAGATAAATTGGATATTCCAATGTTCTttg GTTTTGTAGGTctctttaatctgctgctcttaTGGCCAGGTTTCTTTTTACTTCATTATACTGGATTTGAGGACTTTGAGTTTCCCAATAAAGTAGTATTAATGTGCATTATCATTAATGGCCTTATTGGAACAGTGCTCTCAGAGTTCCTGTGGTTGTG gggCTGCTTTCTTACCTCATCACTGATAGGCACACTTGCACTAAGCCTTACAATACCTCTGTCCATAATAGCTGACATGTGTATGCAAAAG GTGCAGTTTTCTTGGTTATTTTTTGCAGGCGCTAtccctgtatttttttcattttttattgtaacTCTCCTGTGCCATTATAATAATTGGGATCCTGTGATGGTGGGAATCAGAAGAATTTTTGCCTTTATATGCAGAAAACATCGAATTCAGAG gGTTCCAGAAGACAGCGAACAGTGTGAGAGTCTCATTCCTATGCATGGTGTTTCTCAGGAGGATGGAGCTAGTTAG
- the SLC35F5 gene encoding solute carrier family 35 member F5 isoform X1, with protein sequence MVPPRHHRGARRPGALSFSPPFRLRSDQFSGAALEDLRKAFKIRLQMVCVFIMNRMNSQSSGFTQRRRMALGIVILLLVDVIWVASSELTSYVFTQYNKPFFSTFAKTSMFVLYLLGFIIWKPWRQQCTRGFRGKHAAFFADAEGYFAACTTDTTMNSSLSEPLYVPVKFHDLPSEKPENTNTDTEKSPKKSRVRFSNIMEIRQLPSSHALEAKLSRMSYPTVKEQESLLKTVGKLTATQVAKISFFFCFVWFLANLSYQEALSDTKVAIVNILSSTSGLFTLILAAMFPSNSGDRFTLSKLLAVILSIGGVVLVNLSESEKSAGRDPIGSIWSLVGAMLYAVYIVMIKRKVDREDKLDIPMFFGFVGLFNLLLLWPGFFLLHYTGFEDFEFPNKVVLMCIIINGLIGTVLSEFLWLWGCFLTSSLIGTLALSLTIPLSIIADMCMQKVQFSWLFFAGAIPVFFSFFIVTLLCHYNNWDPVMVGIRRIFAFICRKHRIQRVPEDSEQCESLIPMHGVSQEDGAS encoded by the exons ATGGTGCCGCCACGACACCATCGCGGGGCAAGAAGGCCAG GTGCGCTGAGTTTTTCACCTCCGTTTAGGCTCAGATCTGACCAGTTTTCAGGCGCTGCTCTTGAAGACCTCAGAAAGGCCTTTAAAATAAG ACTGCAAATGGTGTGTGTATTTATCATGAACCGAATGAATTCCCAGAGCAGTGGTTTCACTCAGCGCAGGCGAATGGCTCTTGGGATTGTTATTCTCCTACTTGTTGACGTGATATGGGTCGCATCCTCAGAACTTACTTCG TATGTTTTTACTCAGTACAACAAACCATTCTTCAGCACCTTTGCAAAAACATCTATGTTTGTTCTGTACCTTTTGGGCTTTATAATTTGGAAGCCGTGGAGACAACAGTGTACAAGAGGATTTCGAGGAAAGCATGCTGCTttt TTTGCAGATGCTGAAGGTTACTTTGCTGCTTGTACAACAGATACAACTATGAATAGTTCTTTG AGTGAACCTCTTTATGTTCCTGTGAAATTTCATGATCTTCCGAGTGAAAAACCTGAGAACACAAACACTGATACTGAAAAAT CTCCCAAAAAGTCTCGTGTAAGGTTTAGTAATATCATGGAGATTCGACAGCTTCCATCAAGCCATGCATTGGAAGCTAAGTTGTCTCGCATGTCATATCCTACCGTGAAAGAACAAGAATCCTTACTCAAAACTGTGGGGAAACTAACTGCAACTCAAGTAGcaaaaattagcttttttttttgctttgtg tggTTTTTGGCAAATTTGTCATATCAAGAAGCACTTTCAGACACAAAAGTTGCTATAGTTAATATTTTGTCCTCAACTTCTG GACTTTTTACCTTAATCCTTGCTGCAATGTTTCCAAGTAACAGTGGAGATAGATTTACTCTTTCTAAACTATTAGCTGTAATTTTAAG CATCGGAGGTGTTGTGCTGGTAAACCTGTCAGAGTCTGAAAAATCTGCTGGAAGAGACCCAATAG GTTCCATTTGGTCTCTTGTTGGAGCCATGCTCTATGCTGTCTATATTGTTATGATCAAGAGAAAAGTAGACAGAGAAGATAAATTGGATATTCCAATGTTCTttg GTTTTGTAGGTctctttaatctgctgctcttaTGGCCAGGTTTCTTTTTACTTCATTATACTGGATTTGAGGACTTTGAGTTTCCCAATAAAGTAGTATTAATGTGCATTATCATTAATGGCCTTATTGGAACAGTGCTCTCAGAGTTCCTGTGGTTGTG gggCTGCTTTCTTACCTCATCACTGATAGGCACACTTGCACTAAGCCTTACAATACCTCTGTCCATAATAGCTGACATGTGTATGCAAAAG GTGCAGTTTTCTTGGTTATTTTTTGCAGGCGCTAtccctgtatttttttcattttttattgtaacTCTCCTGTGCCATTATAATAATTGGGATCCTGTGATGGTGGGAATCAGAAGAATTTTTGCCTTTATATGCAGAAAACATCGAATTCAGAG gGTTCCAGAAGACAGCGAACAGTGTGAGAGTCTCATTCCTATGCATGGTGTTTCTCAGGAGGATGGAGCTAGTTAG